The Neofelis nebulosa isolate mNeoNeb1 chromosome X, mNeoNeb1.pri, whole genome shotgun sequence genome has a segment encoding these proteins:
- the ZNF41 gene encoding zinc finger protein 41 isoform X2: MAARVRIVLLQVSVSFEDVTVNFSREEWQHLDPAQRRLYRDVTLENYSHLRSVGYQVPKPEVIFKLEQGEGPWTLEGETPHQSCSGEDIGKVQQQRISGKVPLPCEKFGQSIRKAPLCSILEELWQNNSELERYPRSQNNPLSPVKVLSCECKNIEKIIHVSSKLVPSIKRLHNYDTFGKSLKHTLNLHNHNKSNSTKNLDKIFGNDNNFAHSSSSPENAATGANAWKINQCEKHLGNKQVLIPQQQIQTGEQLYVCTECVKSFPQKSHLFEHQRMHAEGKSHECNKSENALTQKPQINGPQSVYTGDKPYICTQCGKAFTLKSNLITHQKIHTGQKPYKCSECGKAFFHRSYLFRHMRIHTGEKPYECSECGRGFSQNSDLNIHQKTHTGEKHYACSECGKAFTRKSALRMHQRIHTGEKPYVCTECGKAFIQKSHFNTHQRIHTGEKPYECSECGKSFTKKSQLHVHQRIHTGEKPYICTECGKVFTHRTNLTTHQKTHTGEKPYMCAECGKAFSDQSNLIKHQKTHTGEKPYKCNGCGKAFIWKSRLKIHQKSHIGERHYECNECGKAFIQKSTLSVHQRIHTGEKPYVCPECGKAFIQKSHFIAHHRIHTGEKPYECSDCGKCFTKKSQLRVHQKIHTGEKPNICAECGKAFTDRSNLITHQKIHTREKPYKCGDCGKTFTWKSRLTIHQKSHTGERHYECSKCGKAFIQKATLSMHQIIHTGKKPYACTECQKAFTDRSNLIKHQKTHSGEKL; the protein is encoded by the exons GATTGTGTTGTTACAGGTCTCCGTGTCATTCGAGGATGTGACCGTGAACTTCAGCAGGGAAGAGTGGCAGCATTTGGACCCTGCTCAGAGACGCCTGTACCGGGATGTGACACTGGAGAACTACAGCCACCTGCGCTCAGTGG GGTACCAGGTTCCCAAACCAGAGGTCATCTTCAAATTGGAGCAAGGAGAGGGGCCATGGACATTGGAGGGAGAAACCCCACATCAGAGCTGTTCAG GTGAGGATATTGGGAAAGTACAACAACAGAGAATTTCTGGAAAAGTTCCACTCCCCTGTGAGAAATTTGGTCAATCTATAAGAAAAGCTCCTTTGTGTTCCATTTTAGAAGAATTGTGGCAAAATAATAGCGAACTAGAGAGATATCCAAGAAGCCAAAATAACCCTTTAAGTCCTGTGAAAGTGCTGAGCTGTGaatgtaaaaatattgaaaaaataattcacGTGAGTTCCAAGCTTGTTCCTTCAATTAAAAGACTCCATAACTATGACACATTTGGAAAGAGTTTGAAGCACACTTTAAACTTACATAACCATAATAAAAGCAATTCAACAAAGAACCTTGATAAGATTTTTGGAAATGATAACAATTTTGCCCACAGCTCTTCCTCCCCTGAGAATGCTGCCACAGGGGCAAATGCCTggaaaattaatcaatgtgaaaAGCATCTTGGCAACAAACAAGTTCTCATCCCCCAGCAGCAAATTCAGACCGGGGAGCAACTTTATGTTTGTACTGAGTGTGTAAAGAGCTTCCCCCAGAAGTCACATCTCTTTGAGCATCAGAGAATGCATGCTGAGGGAAAATCCCATGAATGCAATAAAAGTGAGAACGCCCTCACTCAGAAGCCACAGATTAATGGACCTCAAAGTGTTTATACAGGGGATAAACCCTATATATGTACTCAGTGTGGGAAGGCCTTTACTCTCAAGTCAAACCTCATTACACATCAGAAAATTCATACTGGGCAGAAACCGTATAAGTGCAGTGAGTGTGGAAAAGCCTTTTTCCACAGATCATATCTCTTTAGACATATGAGAATTCATACAGGAgaaaaaccctatgaatgtagTGAATGTGGAAGAGGCTTCTCCCAGAATTCAGACCTTAATATACATCAGAAgactcatactggagagaaacacTATgcgtgcagtgaatgtgggaaagcctttacaAGAAAGTCCGCGCTCAGAATGCATCAGAGAatccacacaggagagaaaccttatgTATGCACTGAATGTGGGAAGGCTTTCATCCAGAAATCACATTTCAATACACATCAGAGAATCCATACCGGAGAAAAACCTTACGAATGCAGTGAGTGTGGAAAATCATTCACTAAGAAGTCACAACTCCACGTGCATCAAagaattcacacaggagaaaaACCCTATATATGTACAGAATGCGGAAAGGTCTTTACTCATAGGACAAACCTCACTACACATCAGAAgactcatactggagagaaaccctacatGTGTGCTGAATGCGGAAAGGCTTTCAGTGACCAGTCAAATCTCATTAAACACCAGAAaactcacactggagagaaaccctataaatgCAATGGCTGTGGAAAAGCCTTTATATGGAAGTCACGCCTCAAAATACATCAGAAGTCTCATATCGGAGAGAGACACTATGAatgcaatgaatgtgggaaagcctttatccaGAAATCAACACTTAGTGTGCATCAGAGAATCcacacaggggagaaaccctACGTTTGTCCTgagtgtgggaaggccttcaTCCAGAAATCACACTTCATTgcacatcacagaattcatactggagagaagcctTATGAATGCAGTGACTGTGGGAAGTGCTTTACTAAGAAGTCACAACTCCGTGTGCATCAGAAAAttcacacaggggagaagcccAACATATGCGctgaatgtgggaaggccttcacTGACAGGTCAAATCTGATAACACACCAGAAAATCCATACCCGAGAGAAACCCTATAAGTGCGGTGACTGTGGGAAAACTTTCACCTGGAAGTCCCGCCTCACCATCCATCAGAAATCTCACACTGGAGAAAGGCACTATGAATGCAGtaaatgtgggaaagccttcatcCAGAAAGCAACGTTGAGCATGCATCAGATCATTCATACAGGAAAGAAACCCTACGCTTGTACAGAATGTCAGAAGGCCTTCACCGACAGATCAAACCTCATTAAACACCAGAAAACGCACAGTGGAGAAAAGCTATAA
- the ZNF41 gene encoding zinc finger protein 41 isoform X1: protein MPADQSSPRWSSVLAPEGHGSSCEVSVSFEDVTVNFSREEWQHLDPAQRRLYRDVTLENYSHLRSVGYQVPKPEVIFKLEQGEGPWTLEGETPHQSCSGEDIGKVQQQRISGKVPLPCEKFGQSIRKAPLCSILEELWQNNSELERYPRSQNNPLSPVKVLSCECKNIEKIIHVSSKLVPSIKRLHNYDTFGKSLKHTLNLHNHNKSNSTKNLDKIFGNDNNFAHSSSSPENAATGANAWKINQCEKHLGNKQVLIPQQQIQTGEQLYVCTECVKSFPQKSHLFEHQRMHAEGKSHECNKSENALTQKPQINGPQSVYTGDKPYICTQCGKAFTLKSNLITHQKIHTGQKPYKCSECGKAFFHRSYLFRHMRIHTGEKPYECSECGRGFSQNSDLNIHQKTHTGEKHYACSECGKAFTRKSALRMHQRIHTGEKPYVCTECGKAFIQKSHFNTHQRIHTGEKPYECSECGKSFTKKSQLHVHQRIHTGEKPYICTECGKVFTHRTNLTTHQKTHTGEKPYMCAECGKAFSDQSNLIKHQKTHTGEKPYKCNGCGKAFIWKSRLKIHQKSHIGERHYECNECGKAFIQKSTLSVHQRIHTGEKPYVCPECGKAFIQKSHFIAHHRIHTGEKPYECSDCGKCFTKKSQLRVHQKIHTGEKPNICAECGKAFTDRSNLITHQKIHTREKPYKCGDCGKTFTWKSRLTIHQKSHTGERHYECSKCGKAFIQKATLSMHQIIHTGKKPYACTECQKAFTDRSNLIKHQKTHSGEKL, encoded by the exons GTCTCCGTGTCATTCGAGGATGTGACCGTGAACTTCAGCAGGGAAGAGTGGCAGCATTTGGACCCTGCTCAGAGACGCCTGTACCGGGATGTGACACTGGAGAACTACAGCCACCTGCGCTCAGTGG GGTACCAGGTTCCCAAACCAGAGGTCATCTTCAAATTGGAGCAAGGAGAGGGGCCATGGACATTGGAGGGAGAAACCCCACATCAGAGCTGTTCAG GTGAGGATATTGGGAAAGTACAACAACAGAGAATTTCTGGAAAAGTTCCACTCCCCTGTGAGAAATTTGGTCAATCTATAAGAAAAGCTCCTTTGTGTTCCATTTTAGAAGAATTGTGGCAAAATAATAGCGAACTAGAGAGATATCCAAGAAGCCAAAATAACCCTTTAAGTCCTGTGAAAGTGCTGAGCTGTGaatgtaaaaatattgaaaaaataattcacGTGAGTTCCAAGCTTGTTCCTTCAATTAAAAGACTCCATAACTATGACACATTTGGAAAGAGTTTGAAGCACACTTTAAACTTACATAACCATAATAAAAGCAATTCAACAAAGAACCTTGATAAGATTTTTGGAAATGATAACAATTTTGCCCACAGCTCTTCCTCCCCTGAGAATGCTGCCACAGGGGCAAATGCCTggaaaattaatcaatgtgaaaAGCATCTTGGCAACAAACAAGTTCTCATCCCCCAGCAGCAAATTCAGACCGGGGAGCAACTTTATGTTTGTACTGAGTGTGTAAAGAGCTTCCCCCAGAAGTCACATCTCTTTGAGCATCAGAGAATGCATGCTGAGGGAAAATCCCATGAATGCAATAAAAGTGAGAACGCCCTCACTCAGAAGCCACAGATTAATGGACCTCAAAGTGTTTATACAGGGGATAAACCCTATATATGTACTCAGTGTGGGAAGGCCTTTACTCTCAAGTCAAACCTCATTACACATCAGAAAATTCATACTGGGCAGAAACCGTATAAGTGCAGTGAGTGTGGAAAAGCCTTTTTCCACAGATCATATCTCTTTAGACATATGAGAATTCATACAGGAgaaaaaccctatgaatgtagTGAATGTGGAAGAGGCTTCTCCCAGAATTCAGACCTTAATATACATCAGAAgactcatactggagagaaacacTATgcgtgcagtgaatgtgggaaagcctttacaAGAAAGTCCGCGCTCAGAATGCATCAGAGAatccacacaggagagaaaccttatgTATGCACTGAATGTGGGAAGGCTTTCATCCAGAAATCACATTTCAATACACATCAGAGAATCCATACCGGAGAAAAACCTTACGAATGCAGTGAGTGTGGAAAATCATTCACTAAGAAGTCACAACTCCACGTGCATCAAagaattcacacaggagaaaaACCCTATATATGTACAGAATGCGGAAAGGTCTTTACTCATAGGACAAACCTCACTACACATCAGAAgactcatactggagagaaaccctacatGTGTGCTGAATGCGGAAAGGCTTTCAGTGACCAGTCAAATCTCATTAAACACCAGAAaactcacactggagagaaaccctataaatgCAATGGCTGTGGAAAAGCCTTTATATGGAAGTCACGCCTCAAAATACATCAGAAGTCTCATATCGGAGAGAGACACTATGAatgcaatgaatgtgggaaagcctttatccaGAAATCAACACTTAGTGTGCATCAGAGAATCcacacaggggagaaaccctACGTTTGTCCTgagtgtgggaaggccttcaTCCAGAAATCACACTTCATTgcacatcacagaattcatactggagagaagcctTATGAATGCAGTGACTGTGGGAAGTGCTTTACTAAGAAGTCACAACTCCGTGTGCATCAGAAAAttcacacaggggagaagcccAACATATGCGctgaatgtgggaaggccttcacTGACAGGTCAAATCTGATAACACACCAGAAAATCCATACCCGAGAGAAACCCTATAAGTGCGGTGACTGTGGGAAAACTTTCACCTGGAAGTCCCGCCTCACCATCCATCAGAAATCTCACACTGGAGAAAGGCACTATGAATGCAGtaaatgtgggaaagccttcatcCAGAAAGCAACGTTGAGCATGCATCAGATCATTCATACAGGAAAGAAACCCTACGCTTGTACAGAATGTCAGAAGGCCTTCACCGACAGATCAAACCTCATTAAACACCAGAAAACGCACAGTGGAGAAAAGCTATAA